The following nucleotide sequence is from Bacteroidota bacterium.
TAATATTCACCAAAATTATCATTCGCCTGATTCACTGCTTCTTGCGAAATATCTAAGCCGTAAATATTATAGTTATCTTTTCTTAACGAATAGGTTAAGTAACCTAACCCACAACCTATTTCTATTATTCTGGTGGATTGTTTGTTTTTCACTACCTGTTTCAGTGCACTTTGTATCCCCCAGTAAGAAACTTCAGAAAAAGCCAAATAGTTCAATGGATTTGAGCGATTCTTCACGGTACGAAAATATTCCCAATAACGATTATAACCAGGCACGGCATCGCCTTTGTGATAGATAACTTCATAAATTTTGCCGGCATCCGTACGAGGCAATGAAAATGATGTATTACAATTCTTACAAGTATAGATTTCAAACTGCATACCTACTTGATATCCGGGAAATGCATTATGCTTCAATTCTGTTATACTATTACATAACAGACAATTAACTTTCTGAATATTTTGCATACATTTTCTCCTTAATTTATATAAGTCTAATCAATAAAATGGTTTGAATATTTTAATGCTACCTGGAAAGAACCGGCAGCATAATGAGGTCATAATTTTAAAAAGTGCTGTATCCACTAGCTTTAAAGAAAACTACCGCAAAGTAATTGAAAATATCCGGAATGATCAATGAAAAAGAAAAATCCGAAAACCGTGTATTTAGCATTTGAGTAAACTGTCCGAATACCTGCGGATAATTCCGAAAAATATTTCTATTCAGATGCTTTCTGAATGTTTTTTTAAGAGTTTACACAGTTAAACTATTCGATTGAATTCCTATAACACAAGCTAAAGCCTCGCTAGTGGTTGAAAATTCCTTTTACTCTATCGCTTGGAATAGATATTTCTCCGTGTTTTCTATAAAATCCTTCAGGTCGATTACTTTTCCATAAGCGCCATTTTTAATTGTGGCAAGGGTACTTGCATGCACATCGTTGGCTTTTACTGTTATCTCTGCAAATTTAAGGTCGCGTGTGGCACATGCATCCTGTACAACCACACACTCAAATCCAAAATCATGGGCTGCTCGCACGGCAGCTTCCAAACACATGTGCGTTTGCATGCCAATTACCACAAGGCGCTGAATGTGGTTGCTTTTCAAATAGTCCAGCAATTCGGTATTCTGAAAACTATTGACTTCTTCCTTGGTAATCACTTTCTCAGTGGAAATGGGTTCGACGTTCTTATGAATTTCAGCTCCCATCTCTGATTGATGACGTACATGCACTACCAATTGATTGTTTTCTCTAAAGGTATGCAGGATTTGCTTAGCATTCAAACTGGCCTGTTCAGCATTCACCAAACCAGGACCATTACCCGGAAAATAGAAATTCTGAATGTCTACTATCAACAAGGCTGTTTTAAAGCTATCGCTTTTTTCCTGGGAATAAAGAGAATACTGGAAGATCACCACGAAAACGGATAAGGATAGGATTCTATTCATGTTATTCAATTTTTGTTCAACATGCATGAGGAAACTTTCTATACGAATATAATTATTAAAACTAACTGTTTAATACACTATTGTTGTGGTGTTTTCTGCCCATGGCCTTCACATGAAAAAAATAGATTCAATTAAGCATGCAGTAAAGCAATGGTAAGCTTGAAAGTTTTGGTGCGATTGGAAAATACCGTTTGATTCGATGAGAACCCACGATAATCAGCGTGAGTTACTCCATTTTTAAGAATGAAAATGCCAATTATGTGTTCTGGTAAGTCGTAAATATTGGCGGCATCCGGGGAATAGTCTTCACTAAGCACAGAACCGTCTTCTGTAATAGAATCGGTAAGGGTGAGAAAAAACTCAGGGCGAGGCTTCTCATCGAAACTATCCATGCTTCTGTTGTATGCCGAACCATTCCAGTTAAGATAAACCATGTTTCCTTTTTCAAGCAAAATATCGCGAATCGTTAAAGCTCTTTTCGAAACAGAGGCTCCTAATCCAACAATACTGTTGTCTGGAATGGTATCGTATATGAACTTTCGTAAACTTCTTTCACTGTCAATTAACACGGTATTAAAACCTTTGGAACGGAGGGTTTTCTCCATTCTTTGCCACGAATGTTCGAGGTTAAGTTGAAGGCTGGATTTTTGTCCCATAATGCAAAATGATTTTCATACAAATAAAAGAACGAAATATGATAAATGTCAATTTCCTGAAGTATAAAAATTCCCTTCTGGGGTAAAGGATGTCATTTGGGGATGAAATCTTCGTATTTGGGTTGAATGGTAGAATTGACTAAAATTCAATTTTAGAGCTATGAATCAAAATCAGTATGCGTGAATTAGAAAGAAATTATCGTAAAAAATATGTTTAATGCGATAAATCCTTATTTTTGTTCCTCTTCGAACCAACGCAACCCGTAAATGTTCATTTGGGAAAAGGAAATTCCAGGCTATTTAATACAAAAAAGCATAGTAGTGAGAACTACTATTTTTACGGGTATCTTTGCGCTTGCCTTCATTAATATCTATTTTCCATTTGGTATGGACCGCTGGGCCAAACAGGTAGGTCCTCAGGTAAATGAACTGCAGCTTCTATTTTATTCCAGTATGGTAATTCTTACAGGCATGCTGGTTATTGTGCTAAGTCGCATATTGATGGTTCGTTACGGGCGCAGGCAAAAAATCAACTATTCCTTGTACAGCGTTTGGATTTTTCTCGAAATAATCAGTATGGCTGCAGTATATGCAATTCTCGGAAAATTCGTACTCCACGATCCGCGCAAATTTTATGACATAGCGTTCTTAACCTTGAAGAATACCACGCTCATTCTACTGCTGCCATATACTGTTTTATGGTTGTATTTTGCCTACAAAGAAAAAACCAAACAGCTGGAGTTACTATCCTCTGCAGCAACGCATAAAACTCCCTCCGATAAGATGATTCCGTTTTACGATGAGAACGGAAAACTAAAACTTTCCATAC
It contains:
- a CDS encoding cysteine hydrolase; the protein is MNRILSLSVFVVIFQYSLYSQEKSDSFKTALLIVDIQNFYFPGNGPGLVNAEQASLNAKQILHTFRENNQLVVHVRHQSEMGAEIHKNVEPISTEKVITKEEVNSFQNTELLDYLKSNHIQRLVVIGMQTHMCLEAAVRAAHDFGFECVVVQDACATRDLKFAEITVKANDVHASTLATIKNGAYGKVIDLKDFIENTEKYLFQAIE
- a CDS encoding LytTR family transcriptional regulator, whose amino-acid sequence is MRTTIFTGIFALAFINIYFPFGMDRWAKQVGPQVNELQLLFYSSMVILTGMLVIVLSRILMVRYGRRQKINYSLYSVWIFLEIISMAAVYAILGKFVLHDPRKFYDIAFLTLKNTTLILLLPYTVLWLYFAYKEKTKQLELLSSAATHKTPSDKMIPFYDENGKLKLSIQLDDLLFLEASDNYVSINYIHNQKISKYMVRNTLKNLEPKLQNFDIVRCHRSFLINFNKVKILKREKDGLYLELNAPNNPTLPVSKTYISSIIDSFSDFSA